One genomic segment of Kiritimatiella glycovorans includes these proteins:
- a CDS encoding UDP-N-acetylmuramate--L-alanine ligase, giving the protein MKARGAASPGRELFRKAPAHLHLVGCGGAGMAGLAGILLDRGFRLSGCDLHDHDRVRRLAERGMAFMASHDPGHIRDLNPDAVVRSAAVSASEPEIRAAMERGIPVLRRGEALPGAFESRTGVAVAGSHGKTTTTALLVRVMETAGIGCGYAVGGDLPDRADAGRDGDPVVLEADESDGTVALYEPDVAIVTSIEPDHMEHHADEDAFVECFRRLIDQTSGPVFYYGDDPGARGLCAGIACAKPYHERDLAAWPLARLPGRHNRRNAAAAALAARYLGVPEAAIRRGLESASLPKRRYERISESGGVRVVADYAHHPTEIRALIELAREEGRGRILAAFQPHRYTRTRNLREAFPPALAGVDRLWLLPVYPAFESPLPGGRSRDLAASFPADFAAKRLREADDPETAAREIDAEAQPGDTVLIIGAGDIERMADYWRAPRGRGEIV; this is encoded by the coding sequence GTGAAGGCCCGCGGTGCAGCGTCCCCCGGACGGGAACTCTTCAGGAAGGCTCCGGCGCACCTGCATCTGGTCGGATGCGGGGGTGCGGGCATGGCCGGACTGGCCGGAATCCTCCTCGACCGCGGATTCCGCCTGAGCGGATGCGATCTGCACGACCACGACCGCGTCCGGCGCCTCGCTGAACGCGGCATGGCGTTTATGGCGTCTCACGATCCCGGTCATATCCGCGATCTGAACCCGGACGCCGTGGTGCGGAGTGCGGCGGTCAGCGCGAGCGAGCCGGAGATCCGCGCCGCGATGGAACGGGGCATCCCCGTGTTGCGGAGGGGCGAGGCGCTTCCGGGCGCGTTCGAGAGCCGGACGGGGGTCGCGGTGGCGGGCAGCCACGGCAAGACGACCACGACCGCTCTGCTCGTCCGGGTCATGGAGACGGCGGGGATCGGCTGCGGATACGCCGTGGGCGGCGATCTGCCCGACCGCGCCGACGCGGGGCGCGACGGTGATCCGGTCGTGCTGGAGGCCGACGAGAGCGACGGTACCGTGGCGCTCTACGAGCCGGACGTGGCCATCGTCACCTCGATCGAACCCGATCATATGGAGCATCACGCGGACGAAGACGCATTCGTCGAATGTTTCAGGCGGCTGATCGACCAGACCTCCGGCCCGGTCTTCTATTACGGGGACGATCCCGGTGCGCGCGGGCTGTGTGCCGGTATCGCATGCGCGAAGCCTTATCACGAGCGCGACCTGGCGGCGTGGCCGCTCGCCCGGCTCCCCGGGCGCCACAACCGGCGCAATGCGGCCGCGGCGGCCCTCGCCGCCCGCTATCTCGGCGTCCCGGAAGCGGCCATACGCCGCGGACTCGAATCGGCTTCGCTGCCGAAACGCCGCTACGAACGGATCAGCGAATCCGGCGGGGTCCGCGTCGTCGCGGATTACGCGCATCATCCCACGGAGATCCGCGCGCTGATCGAGCTGGCCCGGGAAGAGGGCCGCGGCCGTATCCTGGCGGCGTTTCAGCCGCACCGCTACACGCGCACCAGAAATCTGCGCGAGGCGTTTCCTCCCGCGCTTGCCGGCGTGGATCGGCTGTGGCTGCTGCCGGTATACCCCGCCTTCGAATCCCCGCTGCCGGGCGGCCGGAGCCGCGATCTGGCCGCCTCCTTTCCGGCGGACTTCGCGGCGAAGCGGCTGAGGGAGGCGGACGACCCGGAAACCGCCGCACGGGAAATCGATGCCGAGGCGCAGCCGGGAGACACCGTCCTGATCATCGGTGCGGGGGATATCGAACGGATGGCGGATTACTGGCGGGCGCCCCGGGGCCGGGGAGAGATCGTATGA
- a CDS encoding bifunctional folylpolyglutamate synthase/dihydrofolate synthase yields the protein MNRPRGSESSHGEEQPALQRLYERTSRGVGPGLEVTRLVLDRLDNPHLDLAPVHVAGSNGKGSVCAMIESALVRSGLPAALYTSPHLVRLNERFRVGGRDISTSNLHRWIEKLERLALELELEAVRPPTFFELTTALAFGWFREAGGTLPVIETGMGGRWDATNVVHPLLSVITRIDLEHTEFLGDTLEQIAGEKAGIIKPGRPVVCGAMPPEALEVVRRTADEQGAPLREAAGTVEVQMLSRDAAGQKLRMTTSNRNYAPFVLPLRGACQRENAATAVAALETAEELLGMELDIPGGLAQTKWPSRLQCLKEGPPAVLLDGAHNPGAARALAISLRELYGKKVQAGFVLGFLKDKDAAAYLREIRPVAARCWSVHLPADRPSMTAGEIESLGRSGGLEIRASDTHHAPREAEAWAAADPRRVVVITGSLYWAETLKRDGWNTSGRVHAS from the coding sequence GTGAACCGACCCCGCGGATCTGAATCATCGCACGGCGAAGAACAGCCGGCACTGCAGCGGTTGTACGAACGGACCTCGCGGGGCGTCGGACCGGGACTCGAGGTGACGCGTCTCGTCCTCGACCGCCTGGATAACCCGCACCTCGACCTGGCTCCCGTGCACGTCGCGGGTTCCAACGGAAAGGGCTCCGTATGCGCGATGATCGAATCCGCGCTGGTCCGCAGCGGACTGCCCGCCGCCCTCTACACGTCGCCCCATCTGGTGCGTCTCAACGAGCGATTTCGCGTCGGGGGGCGCGACATCTCTACCTCCAACCTCCATCGATGGATCGAAAAGCTTGAAAGGCTGGCGCTGGAGCTTGAACTCGAAGCGGTGCGCCCGCCGACCTTTTTCGAACTGACGACGGCGCTGGCGTTCGGGTGGTTCCGGGAGGCGGGCGGGACGCTGCCGGTCATCGAGACGGGCATGGGCGGACGCTGGGACGCGACCAATGTCGTCCATCCGCTCCTGTCGGTCATTACGCGTATCGACCTGGAACATACGGAATTTCTGGGAGATACCCTCGAGCAGATTGCCGGGGAAAAAGCGGGGATCATCAAGCCGGGACGTCCGGTGGTCTGCGGCGCAATGCCCCCGGAGGCGCTCGAGGTCGTCCGCCGGACGGCGGACGAACAGGGCGCTCCGCTGCGTGAGGCGGCCGGGACGGTGGAGGTGCAAATGCTCAGCCGGGACGCCGCAGGCCAGAAGCTCAGGATGACGACGAGCAACCGCAATTATGCGCCCTTCGTACTGCCGCTCCGTGGCGCGTGTCAGCGGGAGAACGCCGCGACGGCGGTGGCCGCCCTGGAGACCGCGGAGGAGCTGCTCGGGATGGAACTGGATATCCCCGGCGGGCTGGCGCAGACGAAGTGGCCCTCCAGGCTGCAGTGCCTGAAGGAGGGTCCGCCGGCGGTCCTGCTCGACGGGGCGCACAATCCGGGCGCGGCGCGGGCGCTGGCGATATCGCTGCGCGAACTCTACGGGAAAAAAGTGCAGGCGGGGTTCGTGCTCGGATTTCTGAAGGATAAGGATGCCGCGGCTTATCTCAGGGAGATCCGGCCCGTGGCCGCGCGCTGCTGGTCGGTTCATCTGCCGGCGGACCGCCCCTCGATGACCGCCGGCGAGATTGAGTCGCTGGGGCGAAGCGGGGGCCTGGAGATCCGGGCATCGGACACCCATCACGCGCCGCGGGAAGCGGAAGCGTGGGCGGCCGCAGACCCACGCCGGGTGGTGGTTATCACAGGTTCGCTCTACTGGGCGGAAACGCTGAAACGGGACGGTTGGAATACGTCCGGCAGGGTGCATGCCTCATGA
- a CDS encoding AraC family transcriptional regulator, whose protein sequence is MDGYRTFHALLDLLPDVAFFMKDRKGRFVMHNRRACEYCRAASEQETLGRTDFDFWDEDRARSYVEGDRRVMETGTPIINAIALAPEEAGSDRLIIYSKVPVRDRRGRVIGVAGIHREIEGRHTPASYDQINRAVQAIHERYREPIKTRELAGIAGLSTSQFDRRFRKLFGTTPREYLLRVRVNAACRMLEDADRTITDIAMSCGFYDHSHLSRTFRRIMGTAPSKYRDLHAPS, encoded by the coding sequence ATGGACGGATATCGTACGTTTCATGCGCTGCTCGATCTGCTTCCGGATGTGGCCTTCTTTATGAAAGACCGTAAAGGACGATTCGTGATGCACAACCGCCGCGCCTGTGAGTATTGCCGCGCGGCGTCGGAGCAGGAGACGCTGGGCAGGACGGATTTCGACTTCTGGGACGAAGATCGCGCCCGGTCCTATGTGGAGGGCGATCGCCGGGTCATGGAGACCGGCACGCCGATCATCAACGCGATCGCGCTCGCGCCCGAGGAGGCGGGGTCGGACCGGCTGATTATTTACAGCAAAGTGCCTGTGCGCGATCGACGGGGTCGGGTGATCGGCGTGGCGGGCATCCACCGTGAGATCGAAGGGCGCCATACGCCGGCATCCTACGACCAGATCAATCGGGCCGTGCAGGCGATCCACGAACGGTACCGGGAGCCGATAAAGACGAGGGAACTGGCCGGAATCGCGGGCCTTTCGACCAGTCAGTTCGATCGCCGGTTCCGAAAGCTGTTCGGCACCACCCCCCGTGAGTACCTGCTCCGTGTCCGGGTCAACGCCGCCTGCCGGATGCTCGAGGATGCTGATCGCACGATCACAGATATCGCGATGAGTTGCGGGTTTTACGATCACAGCCACCTCTCGCGCACATTCCGCCGCATTATGGGTACGGCCCCCTCAAAGTATAGAGATTTGCACGCTCCGTCCTGA
- the accD gene encoding acetyl-CoA carboxylase, carboxyltransferase subunit beta yields MPLFKNRQSYTAVQVRKKDIPGGLWMKCKGCAEIIFKQEVEQNLHVCPKCGHHFRMPRRERISMLAEPDSFHEYDAGMTSVDSLQFTGTASYEDKLETNIAKTGEQEAVTCGEARVGNHEVGLGVMDFAFLGASMGSVVGEKATRMFERSTQQGRPILMICTSGGARMYEGMLSLMQMAKTSAALERHAEAGLAYIPVLTHPTTAGVMASFASLGDVILAEPEALIGFAGPRVIKETTQQDLPEGFQRAEFLLDHGLIDRVVPRPELKSTLVQLLDYFDR; encoded by the coding sequence ATGCCGCTGTTCAAAAATCGACAGAGCTACACGGCCGTTCAGGTCCGGAAAAAGGATATCCCCGGCGGGCTCTGGATGAAGTGCAAGGGATGCGCGGAAATCATCTTCAAACAGGAGGTGGAGCAGAATCTGCACGTGTGCCCCAAGTGCGGCCATCACTTCCGCATGCCCCGTCGGGAACGGATCTCCATGCTCGCCGAACCGGATTCGTTCCATGAATACGACGCCGGTATGACGTCCGTGGATTCGCTCCAGTTCACCGGAACGGCCTCGTATGAGGACAAGCTCGAAACCAACATCGCCAAGACGGGGGAGCAGGAGGCCGTGACCTGCGGAGAAGCCCGCGTGGGCAATCACGAGGTGGGCCTGGGCGTGATGGACTTCGCGTTCCTGGGCGCCAGCATGGGCAGCGTGGTCGGCGAGAAGGCCACCCGTATGTTCGAGCGGTCCACGCAACAGGGCCGACCGATCCTCATGATCTGTACCTCCGGCGGCGCGAGGATGTACGAGGGTATGCTCAGCCTCATGCAGATGGCCAAGACCAGCGCCGCGCTGGAACGGCACGCCGAGGCGGGGCTGGCCTATATTCCCGTGCTGACGCATCCGACCACCGCCGGCGTCATGGCGAGTTTCGCCTCGCTCGGCGACGTGATCCTGGCGGAACCGGAGGCCCTGATCGGCTTTGCGGGACCCCGCGTGATCAAGGAGACCACCCAGCAGGATCTTCCGGAGGGATTCCAGCGCGCGGAGTTTCTCCTCGATCACGGCCTGATCGACCGCGTGGTCCCGCGCCCCGAACTCAAGTCAACCCTCGTCCAGCTCCTGGATTATTTCGACCGGTGA
- a CDS encoding alpha/beta hydrolase, with protein MMTTVLRTGIRIGCGYLLLAALLWLVSERMIFPLRPRTYSDGEGLIRLHTRTGDTVVARYCPAGPEAPVVLYSHGNGEDLGTLEPVLSRFVEHGYGVFAYDYPGFGLSSGTPTEKSTCAAIGAAYACMTETLGIEPSRIILHGRSVGSGPTLHLAVREAYRALVLESAFTSIARVHTRIKLLPFDRYPNLERIRKVRGPVLVIHGMQDHTLPPWNGKDLFRAAPEPKYHLWVEDAGHNDLLWKAGAAFWEAYEKVRSP; from the coding sequence ATGATGACGACGGTGCTGAGGACAGGAATCAGGATCGGCTGCGGCTATCTTCTGCTGGCGGCGCTGCTCTGGCTGGTGTCGGAGCGGATGATCTTCCCCCTGCGACCGCGCACTTATTCCGACGGCGAAGGCCTGATACGGCTGCACACCCGTACGGGGGACACGGTGGTGGCGCGCTACTGCCCGGCCGGCCCGGAGGCTCCCGTCGTGCTGTACAGCCACGGCAACGGGGAAGACCTCGGTACGCTGGAGCCGGTCCTCTCCCGTTTCGTGGAGCACGGCTACGGTGTGTTCGCTTATGATTATCCCGGCTTCGGGCTGAGTTCCGGGACGCCGACGGAAAAGAGCACCTGCGCCGCGATCGGGGCGGCCTATGCCTGCATGACGGAAACCCTCGGCATCGAACCGTCCCGTATCATCCTGCACGGCCGTTCCGTGGGGTCCGGCCCCACGCTGCACCTCGCCGTGCGCGAAGCGTACCGCGCGCTCGTCCTGGAGAGCGCGTTCACCAGTATCGCCCGCGTACACACCCGGATTAAACTACTGCCCTTCGACCGCTATCCGAATCTGGAGCGAATTCGGAAGGTACGCGGCCCGGTGCTGGTCATACACGGCATGCAGGACCACACGCTCCCGCCCTGGAACGGAAAAGATCTCTTCCGCGCGGCGCCGGAACCGAAATACCACCTGTGGGTCGAGGACGCCGGCCACAACGATCTTCTCTGGAAAGCGGGGGCGGCCTTCTGGGAAGCTTACGAAAAAGTCAGGTCGCCATGA
- a CDS encoding UDP-N-acetylglucosamine--N-acetylmuramyl-(pentapeptide) pyrophosphoryl-undecaprenol N-acetylglucosamine transferase → MSEPRLHIAVACGGTGGHLCPGLATAAELKARGHRVTLWLTGKAREREAAAEWDGAVIDVPSEGFQFGWHPRSLLTVARLAGAVARGRGRMKKDRPDVVLAMGSYASVGPLAAARMLGVPIVLHEANVLPGRANALFARTAACVGVTFEETRHYLRGRRVVHTGMPLRRGLNPGRTEPPAFEGVLRLLVMGGSRGAHALNETLPHALARVQSRGHRVCVTHLAGDEDRDGTAARYGEAGVEHDTRAFCGDMDALYRMTHLAVCRAGASTCAELSAYGIPALFVPYPHATADHQTLNARQLEKRAAADIVAQDQLTPEWLADYLLSFFARPERLQRMSAASRGSGIGRDPAALADLVEEAGRPQP, encoded by the coding sequence ATGAGCGAACCCCGGCTCCATATCGCGGTGGCCTGCGGGGGTACAGGCGGGCACCTCTGTCCGGGACTCGCGACGGCCGCAGAACTGAAGGCGCGCGGTCACCGCGTGACGCTCTGGCTCACAGGCAAGGCGCGCGAACGCGAGGCGGCGGCGGAATGGGACGGAGCGGTGATCGATGTGCCGTCCGAGGGATTCCAGTTCGGATGGCATCCGCGTTCGCTGCTGACCGTCGCGCGCCTGGCCGGAGCGGTGGCGCGCGGCCGCGGACGGATGAAAAAAGACCGGCCCGACGTCGTGCTCGCCATGGGCAGTTACGCCTCCGTCGGACCGCTTGCCGCTGCGCGGATGCTCGGCGTCCCGATCGTGCTTCACGAGGCGAATGTCCTCCCCGGAAGAGCCAACGCACTCTTCGCGCGCACGGCGGCATGCGTGGGGGTGACGTTCGAGGAAACCCGTCACTACCTCCGCGGAAGACGCGTCGTTCATACCGGCATGCCGCTCCGCCGCGGGCTGAACCCCGGGCGCACGGAACCGCCGGCGTTCGAGGGCGTGCTCCGGCTGCTGGTGATGGGCGGCAGCCGCGGGGCGCATGCGCTCAATGAAACCCTGCCGCACGCCCTGGCCCGGGTGCAGAGCCGGGGGCACCGTGTCTGCGTGACCCATCTCGCCGGCGACGAGGACCGCGACGGGACCGCGGCGCGTTACGGGGAGGCGGGGGTCGAGCACGATACGCGGGCTTTCTGCGGAGATATGGATGCCCTCTACCGGATGACCCACCTGGCCGTCTGTCGGGCGGGAGCCTCCACCTGCGCGGAACTGAGCGCCTACGGCATTCCCGCGCTGTTCGTGCCGTACCCCCACGCGACGGCCGATCATCAGACCCTCAATGCCCGCCAGCTCGAAAAGCGCGCAGCCGCGGATATCGTCGCCCAGGACCAGCTCACCCCCGAATGGCTCGCCGATTACCTGCTCAGTTTCTTTGCACGGCCCGAACGCCTGCAGCGCATGAGCGCGGCGAGTCGCGGCAGCGGGATCGGCCGCGATCCCGCCGCCCTGGCGGACCTCGTGGAGGAGGCGGGGAGGCCGCAGCCGTGA
- a CDS encoding ComF family protein, producing MRISHHLTRHLASPALDLVYPRRCCACGARDPAPLRYLCWDCWSGMHPVAPPFCARCGDPVAGRIDHEYLCHACTSSDPAFDRARSAVRYDGPAREMLIALKYRHAIWLVPDLALMLEGLVRAEFRPGTPDAVVPVPLHRRRRRDRAYNQAGLIAGELARRLGVPCRPGMLKRVRDTGTQTRLTAAQRESNMRGAFRAAPGAVSAGAHILLIDDTMTTGATVRECARAFKLAGASKVDVATVARG from the coding sequence ATGCGTATTTCGCATCATCTGACCCGTCACCTTGCTTCACCGGCCCTCGATCTGGTCTATCCCCGCCGCTGCTGCGCATGCGGTGCGCGCGACCCCGCACCGCTGCGGTATCTCTGCTGGGACTGCTGGTCCGGGATGCATCCCGTCGCGCCGCCGTTCTGCGCGCGGTGCGGCGATCCGGTGGCGGGGCGCATCGATCACGAGTACCTCTGCCACGCCTGTACGTCATCGGACCCCGCTTTCGACCGGGCCCGCTCCGCGGTCCGGTATGACGGCCCGGCGCGAGAGATGCTGATTGCGCTGAAGTATCGCCACGCGATCTGGCTCGTTCCGGACCTCGCGCTGATGCTCGAGGGTCTGGTTCGCGCGGAATTCCGGCCCGGCACGCCGGATGCGGTCGTTCCGGTCCCCCTGCACCGCAGGCGGCGGAGAGATCGCGCCTACAACCAGGCCGGGCTGATTGCGGGTGAGCTGGCGCGCAGGCTCGGTGTGCCGTGCCGCCCGGGAATGCTGAAGCGCGTGCGCGACACCGGAACTCAAACGCGTTTGACAGCCGCACAGCGGGAATCTAACATGCGCGGTGCCTTCAGGGCCGCGCCGGGGGCCGTGTCCGCAGGCGCGCACATACTGCTGATCGACGACACCATGACGACCGGGGCCACGGTCCGCGAGTGTGCGCGGGCTTTCAAACTGGCCGGGGCGTCGAAAGTGGACGTGGCCACGGTGGCCCGGGGATGA
- a CDS encoding DUF481 domain-containing protein has translation MKKRRLTMLFVSVCSLGLMSGLSARAGSIELEDGSKLVGEIRSVEEETVIIDTSFAGELSVPMEKVAAVATDDARKVALESGHALVGTLKAEDGKTVIETSLGTFDLTSEKIAAVWAVDGTRPEVEQLQRRIEAHRGTWEYELYGDLNGKSGNSDRFGTEVGAQAALSRPDDRLEFRASFQRVEDEGNETVDEMKGSMDYERDIARRHSWYTRLELERDDVEKLDLSTVAAAGYGYYFVRRPKHELRGRTGLLLRHESYENQVSEQTVGVDFGLHHRSEINDWLSLVNDVTYTPAIDNFGDYRIDHESSVETPLGDSEIWKLRMGIANEYNSSAPPDTDELDISYFARLVMSWH, from the coding sequence ATGAAAAAACGTCGATTAACGATGCTGTTCGTCTCCGTATGCAGTCTCGGCCTGATGTCGGGCTTATCCGCCCGGGCGGGTTCGATCGAACTCGAGGACGGGTCGAAACTGGTCGGCGAGATCAGGAGCGTTGAAGAGGAGACCGTAATCATCGACACCTCCTTCGCCGGCGAATTGTCGGTGCCGATGGAGAAAGTCGCCGCCGTCGCCACGGACGACGCGCGCAAAGTGGCCCTGGAGAGCGGTCATGCTCTGGTCGGCACGCTGAAGGCCGAAGACGGCAAAACCGTGATCGAGACCTCGCTGGGGACCTTCGATCTCACGTCCGAGAAGATCGCCGCCGTATGGGCTGTGGACGGAACCCGTCCGGAGGTCGAACAACTGCAACGACGCATCGAAGCGCACCGCGGAACATGGGAGTACGAACTGTACGGGGATCTGAACGGCAAGAGCGGAAACTCGGATCGTTTCGGCACGGAGGTGGGCGCGCAGGCGGCCCTCAGCCGTCCCGACGACCGGCTCGAATTCCGTGCTTCTTTCCAAAGGGTCGAGGACGAGGGGAACGAGACGGTGGACGAAATGAAAGGCAGCATGGATTACGAGCGCGACATCGCGAGACGGCATTCATGGTACACCCGGCTCGAGCTCGAACGAGACGACGTCGAAAAACTCGACCTCTCCACCGTGGCCGCGGCCGGCTACGGGTACTATTTCGTCCGCCGGCCGAAACACGAGCTGCGCGGACGTACCGGTCTGCTCCTGCGGCATGAATCGTATGAAAATCAGGTGAGTGAACAGACCGTCGGCGTCGACTTCGGTCTGCATCACCGCTCAGAGATCAACGACTGGCTCAGCCTGGTGAACGACGTCACCTATACGCCGGCGATTGATAACTTCGGCGACTACCGGATTGATCACGAATCAAGTGTCGAGACGCCGCTCGGGGATTCAGAAATCTGGAAGCTGCGGATGGGCATTGCCAATGAATATAACAGCAGCGCGCCGCCCGATACCGACGAACTGGACATCTCGTATTTCGCCCGACTGGTGATGAGCTGGCACTGA
- the uvrB gene encoding excinuclease ABC subunit UvrB, whose translation MNPDSPFQLRSEYGPTGDQPAAIDALSRGLDEGKRFQTLEGVTGSGKTFTVANVIARRGRPALVISHNKTLAAQLYAELKQFFPENAVEYFISYYDYYQPEAYIPQTDTFIEKDASINEEIERLRLSATDALLNREDVIIVASVSCIYGLGSPEDYKEMTVSVRRGEETDRDRVLEKLVEIQYERNDVDPRPGTFRARGDTLDIFPSYAKYGVRLDFFGDEVERIRRIDPLTGNTEAELERVTVSPARHFVMPYPKVERAIGAIMAEMEEQVQNFESRNKLLEAQRIRMRTEYDMEMLRELGYCSGIENYSRHLSGRRPGERPACLLDYIPGDFLTVIDESHVTVPQIRAMFNGDRARKETLVEHGFRLPSALDNRPLDFSEFLDVTGPTIYTSATPGPFELEKSGTSVEQVIRPTGILDPPIEVRPLEGQIDDLMEEVRSRAEDGERVLVTTLTKRTAEDLSEYLEGTGLRVKYLHSEIDAIERVEILRGLRRADFDCLIGINLLREGLDLPEVSLVAILDADKEGFLRSETSLIQTAGRAARHVDGKVILYADRTTRSMDRLLRITEYRRRRQREYNQQHGITPQAIRKEIAESLRTHEEAREVEASVVRETGEAYNVQEVVRELEREMFEAAEKLEYERAMILRDQIAELKTASEGGPGTKPSKKGGKPRKSYPGRTLKRKGRRNG comes from the coding sequence ATGAATCCGGACAGCCCGTTTCAACTGCGCTCGGAATACGGTCCCACCGGCGATCAGCCGGCGGCGATCGACGCGCTGTCGCGCGGACTGGACGAAGGAAAACGCTTCCAGACGCTGGAAGGGGTGACGGGATCGGGCAAGACGTTCACCGTCGCCAACGTGATCGCGCGCCGGGGGCGGCCCGCGCTGGTGATCTCGCACAACAAGACGCTCGCCGCCCAGCTCTACGCGGAACTGAAACAGTTCTTTCCCGAAAATGCCGTGGAGTACTTTATCAGTTACTACGACTACTATCAGCCGGAGGCGTACATTCCGCAGACCGATACGTTCATCGAAAAGGATGCCTCCATCAACGAGGAGATCGAACGCCTCCGCCTCTCGGCCACCGATGCGCTCCTGAATCGGGAAGACGTGATCATCGTCGCCTCGGTCTCCTGTATCTACGGGTTGGGTTCCCCGGAGGACTACAAGGAAATGACGGTCAGCGTGCGGCGGGGGGAAGAGACCGACCGCGACCGGGTGCTCGAGAAACTGGTTGAAATTCAGTACGAGCGCAATGACGTGGATCCGCGCCCGGGAACGTTCCGCGCGCGCGGCGATACCCTCGATATCTTCCCCTCCTACGCGAAATACGGCGTGCGGCTCGACTTCTTCGGCGACGAAGTCGAGCGCATCCGCCGCATCGATCCGCTCACCGGAAACACCGAGGCCGAACTCGAACGGGTCACCGTCTCGCCGGCGCGGCATTTCGTCATGCCGTATCCCAAGGTCGAGCGCGCCATCGGGGCGATCATGGCCGAGATGGAGGAGCAGGTGCAGAATTTCGAGTCGCGCAATAAACTGCTCGAGGCGCAGCGGATCCGGATGCGGACGGAGTACGACATGGAGATGCTCAGGGAACTCGGCTACTGCTCCGGCATCGAGAACTATTCGCGCCACCTGTCCGGGCGCCGGCCCGGCGAGCGCCCGGCCTGTCTGCTCGACTACATTCCCGGCGACTTCCTGACGGTGATCGACGAGTCGCATGTGACCGTCCCGCAGATCCGCGCCATGTTCAACGGGGACCGCGCGCGCAAGGAGACGCTGGTCGAGCATGGATTCCGCCTGCCGTCGGCGCTCGATAACCGTCCGCTCGATTTCAGCGAGTTTCTGGACGTCACGGGCCCGACGATCTACACCTCCGCGACTCCCGGCCCGTTCGAACTGGAAAAGAGCGGCACGTCCGTGGAGCAGGTCATCCGGCCGACCGGAATCCTCGATCCGCCGATCGAGGTGCGCCCGCTGGAGGGCCAGATCGACGACCTCATGGAAGAGGTCCGTTCGCGGGCGGAGGACGGCGAGCGGGTGCTCGTCACCACGCTGACCAAAAGAACGGCGGAGGACCTGAGCGAATACCTGGAGGGGACCGGTCTGCGCGTCAAATACCTGCACTCCGAGATCGACGCCATCGAGCGGGTCGAGATCCTGCGCGGGCTCCGGCGCGCGGATTTCGACTGCCTGATCGGGATCAACCTCCTGCGCGAAGGACTGGACCTGCCGGAGGTCTCGCTGGTGGCCATTCTCGATGCCGACAAGGAGGGCTTTCTGCGTTCGGAGACGTCGCTGATTCAGACGGCCGGTCGCGCGGCGAGGCATGTCGACGGGAAGGTCATCCTCTACGCCGACCGAACGACGCGGTCGATGGACCGCCTGCTCCGGATCACGGAATACCGCCGCCGCCGGCAGCGGGAATACAATCAGCAGCACGGCATCACGCCGCAGGCGATCAGGAAGGAGATCGCCGAGAGCCTGCGCACGCACGAAGAAGCCCGGGAGGTGGAGGCCTCGGTGGTCCGCGAAACGGGTGAGGCCTACAACGTGCAGGAGGTCGTCCGGGAACTCGAACGCGAGATGTTCGAGGCCGCGGAAAAGCTGGAATACGAACGGGCGATGATTCTCCGCGATCAGATCGCCGAACTCAAAACGGCCTCGGAGGGCGGACCGGGGACAAAGCCGTCGAAAAAGGGCGGGAAACCGCGCAAAAGCTACCCGGGGCGGACCCTCAAGCGTAAAGGAAGACGAAATGGATAG